Proteins co-encoded in one Dendropsophus ebraccatus isolate aDenEbr1 chromosome 9, aDenEbr1.pat, whole genome shotgun sequence genomic window:
- the LOC138801889 gene encoding serine protease 27-like yields the protein MQKLLVLLTLLSQHGNPLVSGRIVGGADSTLGKWPWQVSIQRTDKNNCGGSLIADSWVLTANHCFIRSMNTSDYTIYLGALQLSDPKQSGVVVRGVKQIIPYPDFLGVTFSGDIALVELEKPVNFTSSILPVSLPCASVNLLEGTLCWATGWGNIRENVQLSDPKTLQEVQLALIDNNNCEAMYSGKKLYLQRIKDDMLCAGYKEGKKDACRGDSGGPLVCSVNRVWIQMGIVSWGLGCARPSRPGVYTRVQSYLSWIQTYVPSLQNNNELTNVLPVKKLNPILHLENSSLSDSPYDPNYMESGDLSGNSTRLKAQSLVGSGAHSKLWSMANSILIILGLVLLL from the exons atgcagaagcttctggtgcTCCTCACACTTCTCTCACAGCATG GTAATCCATTGGTATCAGGAAGAATCGTAGGAGGAGCCGATTCGACGTTAGGAAAGTGGCCGTGGCAGGTCAGCATACAGAGGACAGACAAAAATAACTGTGGGGGATCGCTCATCGCAGACTCCTGGGTGCTGACAGCCAATCATTGCTTCATTAG GTCGATGAATACCTCAGATTACACCATATACCTTGGAGCTCTTCAGCTGTCGGACCCGAAACAGTCTGGAGTTGTGGTCAGAGGAGTGAAACAAATCATTCCATATCCTGACTTCTTGGGAGTAACATTCAGTGGAGACATCGCCTTGGTGGAGCTGGAGAAACCGGTCAACTTTACATCCTCTATACTGCCTGTTAGTCTACCATGTGCATCTGTGAATCTCCTAGAGGGAACCTTGTGCTGGGCTACAGGCTGGGGAAACATTAGAGAAAACG TTCAGCTCTCTGACCCAAAGACTCTCCAGGAGGTCCAGCTCGCTCTGATAGACAACAACAACTGTGAAGCCATGTACAGTGGCAAAAAACTATACCTCCAGCGAATCAAAGACGACATGTTGTGTGCCGGAtacaaggaaggaaagaaagatgCATGCCGG GGCGACTCCGGAGGACCCCTGGTCTGCAGTGTAAACCGTGTCTGGATACAGATGGGCATTGTCAGCTGGGGTTTGGGATGCGCCAGGCCCAGCCGCCCTGGTGTCTATACACGAGTCCAGTCTTACCTGTCCTGGATACAGACATATGTGCCATCCCTGCAGAACAACAATGAACTGACGAACGTTCTCCCAGTGAAGAAGCTTAACCCAATATTACATCTAGAGAACAGCAGCCTTAGTGATAGTCCATATGACCCAAACTACATGGAGAGCGGAGATCTAAGCGGTAACTCTACCAGGCTCAAAGCACAAAGTCTTGTTGGAAGTGGAGCCCATTCCAAGCTTTGGTCAATGGCCAATTCCATACTGATCATCCTGGGTCTTGTGCTTCTTCTGTAG
- the LOC138801887 gene encoding serine protease 27-like: MDVSSLSRSQQGVGRGVIIRNCHFMDVLRGSQNISRHISWREANTGSCGKEDTTISSSSMKTLLQLLMLLTQHGFLRVEALKERREKISLRIVGGTDSVRDEWPWQVSLQLKGAATCGGSLISDTWVLTAAHCFETPLDVLAYTVNLGMHQLLDLKNPATASRSVKEIIIHPDFIHEGSGGDIALVKLNSPVDFSFSISTVHLPSQAIHLSEGTPCWVTGWGNVGELVSLPAPKTLQKVEVALIDNKNCEVMYKSNAAYKLINDLIKEDMLCAGYQEGKKDSCQGDSGGPLVCNVNGVWLQLGITSFGSGCARAGRPGVYTRVQHYQSWLQQYVPSLQFSNGGEHSVFKRHLKRSKRSRRITTRN, from the exons ATGGATGTGTCCTCTCTGAGCAGATCTCAGCAGGGCGTTGGCCGAGGTGTCATTATAAGGAATTGCCATTTCATGGATGTTCTCCGAGGTTCTCAGAATATCTCCCGCCATATATCCTGGAG AGAGGCCAACACCGGATCGTGCGGCAAAGAAGACACCACCATCTCCAGCAGCAGCATGAAGACCCTTCTCCAGCTCCTCATGCTCCTCACACAGCACG GATTCCTCAGAGTTGAAGCCTTGAAAG AACGCAGAGAAAAAATCTCTCTCAGGATTGTGGGGGGAACAGACTCTGTGCGGGATGAATGGCCCTGGCAAGTTAGCCTGCAGCTCAAGGGGGCTGCCACCTGTGGGGGATCGCTCATCAGTGATACCTGGGTCCTGACAGCCGCTCACTGCTTTGAGAC GCCTTTGGATGTCTTAGCGTACACAGTCAATCTTGGGATGCACCAGTTATTAGACCTGAAGAATCCCGCAACAGCGTCCAGATCAGTGAAAGAGATAATTATTCATCCAGACTTTATACATGAAGGATCTGGTGGAGACATTGCTCTGGTGAAACTGAATAGTCCAGTAGATTTCTCTTTTTCTATCAGCACGGTGCATCTTCCCTCTCAAGCTATTCACCTGTCGGAGGGGACCCCGTgctgggtgacaggctggggaaaTGTAGGAGAACTAG TTTCCCTCCCTGCCCCTAAAACTCTACAGAAAGTGGAGGTCGCTCTGATAGACAACAAGAACTGTGAGGTCATGTACAAGTCTAATGCTGCCTACAAGCTTATCAATGATCTCATCAAGGAAGACATGTTATGTGCCGGATACCAGGAGGGGAAGAAGGATTCATGCCAG GGTGACTCCGGCGGACCCCTCGTCTGCAACGTGAATGGTGTATGGCTGCAACTTGGCATTACCAGCTTTGGTAGTGGCTGTGCAAGGGCCGGTCGCCCTGGTGTTTACACGAGAGTCCAGCACTACCAGTCCTGGCTCCAGCAGTATGTGCCCTCTTTGCAGTTCAGTAATGGGGGAGAACATTCTGTCTTTAAACGGCATCTTAAACGCAGTAAAAGATCCCGCCGCATTACCACCAGAAACTAG